Part of the Passer domesticus isolate bPasDom1 chromosome 8, bPasDom1.hap1, whole genome shotgun sequence genome is shown below.
taaaaatttggaacagaaactgctgagaaagcttatgagtacccctataaATAAGGTAAGTAAATAAGTAAGCCCCAACTATCGgcgtgcagttggagggaaaatttcccccactgtacccagcgctgtattgctcatactttaccatattaattaataaattgattgctgcttgaatatttgcctagtcaagcttctcatttataacattTCACATCCTTTTCTCTTGGATGCAGTTGGCAAACATTCTCATGCTGGCTGCCCAAGGGCAGTGTGCTTCTGCTATCAGGCACGTACACAGAGTGTTTGCAAGCATGCTTCTAAATCCACGGAATGTCCATTGttttgcctgcagggctgtgcacatAGGCTACagtgtctgcccaaaatgttCTCTAACAGGGAAGTCTTTTCCTGAACTAGCAGGGGGAGGGGCTGCTTGAACTTACTTTCTAGACGGAcccttttggaggtttcctcccaaaatttgccctaaaccagtaCAAACAGTTAAAATGAAAACTTCACCAGTGGCACAATTGCGCAGCCCACCAGCAAAAGAAAGGACGTGTAAAGTTCTCCAAacatttgtcctgctttgctgcaaaagtcgtgctgcacacacagtgcagtgtggaaagccaagagaagctgcagctggtggCAAATCTTGTGACACAAGCTTGACCTTGCTCTCCATGAAAGGTTCTTGAGAAGAGCAGACTGGAGAAAAGACTGGAAAACTGAAACAGCTTTCCAGAAGTGAAATGAAAGTCCGAGAAACATTCCAAGatgttttcctctctttatTTCTATGTTGTCCTTTCCCATGTTGCACTACTTCTCTATCCCATTCATTCCAAATGCACCTCACCTCTAAGATCGGTGACTTGGCATGCTTGAGACACTCTAAAATACCATGAGACACACAACAGTTTTCcttcccctgtttttactgGAAAGCAACACTGCAGATGTAAGTGCTTGCTTGGGTCAGGTAGGAATCCTACACCACAGGAATGTGCCCCGACAGTGTTTGCCCCGCAGCaaggacaatgcacagcagcgATTGAGGGGATTCCTCTGCCGACGTGCAGGAGTCAGGGCTCTGCATCTGGGCTCAACACTGTGAagttcctgcagcacagacttgcttgagcattttggcaacacagctcaagtttgcagcgtggacacctccaagggaaaacatgacacctcccaaaaattaaaattgttcaataccttctgaaatcaaatcaatctgggatgactccaaatgacattgtTTTGCTTGCTCAAGcagtagctcagcccttctctgaacagttctctcccccacctgccttttacttctcaactgctcccttttttcccccagtgaattcccagcccattgctgtctccatcacttgctggccttccttgttgcccctgaccacaaggagggctgagccccaggtttagggactcatgctgtcactggctgaggagcagcaatgtttcagaggtccagtggcattttagtgtcattcagagccactctccagccctcagctctcctcactactgagttcccactcccttcatccttgcagcaggatgagctctgtgaatccccttgagcctccccactcttcccagccgatgcacccacctcagtgaggctgaagctgaagcttctctgtctcctctggcactccagtccagtcccctgtgtggggagccccagtcccagagcacagcacacagcagtgcagtccgggctggagcagctgccctgcagccctggcttggttgtttgtggcagctgaatgctccctgtttccagctgtccctgcaggatggccccagggcagagcccagccaggctcccactgcagcccctggagcttggggcagacagtgctcccagagctgaggttcatggggagcagccggagctgtgcctcacactcagtgctggcaagtgttgtgttctcatctcctgcagcctgaggggaaaacaacctgtgctgccaggccagcactgcccctctggacagggacaaggctgaatggctttcccattccagaggagccggcactgagccttggcagggcccggcccagctttgcttggggcagagggagaacaaggggcagctcgctcccagccccagcccagggacccctccagccatggtgcttggggcactgtcagcacctgctgctccagccaccgctcctgctggccctgacagcaacacccaaactggggctgatcccgagggagcagcagcagggcctggatatgatccctgactctggggcagggctggacaaatggccccacagcagcagcagcagtgcatggagctgactttcagcacagcccctgccactcttccctcctgtgtgcagcggtgtcacagcagcctgaggcacctgggagccctcagtgccagcagggacttgagatggcagccctgggctcctagaggttgtgcaaggaacggagctggggactccctgtccatggagagcttccagatggaagaggctgctgtgtccaggcagctccaaggccacagaaAGGAGGatctcgaccactggatctgtgccagtcccacagtcctgggcagcagccactgagccctgggggaatagagggcacagcaagagggagaaaaccaggcaaggtcggagactggagagagccagacctgggacaggaacagctgcttcactgcactcttggagaaagctcttggctggttcaaagCACTAAAAGGcgtgaagggcagagaggaggccacagcaaacaatgctcctgtttccacaccctctcctctctgtgtcccagaaggaattgcataGACTGTATTCATCTCTTCGAGTtgtctcgttcagcatgagcagcttagcaccagcagctgaaggactcttggctgggacagcttcccccagctgctgtgtggatctgggtgatggtaaagcctgaggggaactggtgctggatctttcttaatcactggtGCTGATgattgggtgcattgctgagctgctccttttgtgattctttgcagTTTGCATTACAATAAATCACACAATTCCTGaacttggtgtctgtgtctttggttcTGACCCTGCCCACCAGCAAAACAGATACTGCGGGCCCACAGAACCAAAGGTgccttgtgacactgcaggccTCCTGTGACCAAGGGGACCAGAGTGACACTttgggcctcatggaaccatggagatcattctgacactgcagggcccactgttttcctctcccttccccagcccagccctgtctggccctgcagcaggagctgcaggcactggaggtcagggacagccactctgggtctggaatgctcagcagatgctcagctcgggcagctcctgcagccccagggccagccctgctgcccagcccagcagcagagttggccccggggctcctcaggcagctcctgctggcccagggacaggccagcctcttgccagggctcctctgcacatcCACgggcccctgctctgctcctggcccatgccagctgcccccagagcctttcccaggggaacacgtctgtgctggccccagcagccattgctgcagcccctgccctgctgcccagagccccgagctggggctgctgctctgcagagcacgggggctgtgctgcccggggccctgggctgcctctgctgggctctgctgctcagcctggcacacagaggcagctgatggtgctccctgcactcaccccctcccacacaggctctgtggggcatggagggggctcagaggtgcctgccttgtgccagggctgccagaggggcttggggctgccctggatcctcctgggggagttccctgaggctcagagcaggcagtgcccagactcctttccctgggcctgctgtgtccctgggctgcagagctctcctggctcacagcagacattcggtccttgatctcggggtgagcccagcctggccaggcctgtgcccagtgagctccactccctgctgctccctggcacacactgtccctgcaggtcccctgtgttctcctggcagctcccaaggccctccagacaaaccttGCCCTGtcatcagccctggcacaagctgcagagccccaggaaggttcagcacagaccattcagcatctgatgggcactggccatcaacaagcaaaacctgacccagacctgagtcccctgaaggccccagtgagaccctgatctcatcccactgagccctgggagaacaaggaacacaaggagcctcttgagagtcctgagagtgactctggaggAGAGCAAagcctccctgccctgcgctcaggaggtgccctttgctggtggagctgctgtgctggagcccagctgtgtcccagcagtgcccatggcctgtccctgcctgagggcacagcacggacacgcagcaggacagtgaccaagctgccagagcactccagccttgcacccacagcagggctgggaagaggagtgtggagctgggagaagcagatgtggaaagaggcagggccattgtcccgggctgtgctgctgtgctgggagccccttccctccacctctgctcacaggcactgcccctgcagagccagagaagggctgaggaaatgccttggacaCACAGGTCCGGGCAGgcacttgtttttatttaaatgccaAAGGAACAAGCCTCTTGCAAGTCtttctgtttcaaaagaaaGGTAGATATTAACATAGAAATGCTAAAAGTAATACTACAGTGTTTTGTAAGAAACATTACAACAATACAAATCGTCCCCATAATAAAAAATAGACAAATAGCGGGGAAAAGACTGAGATTGTAAGAGTTACATTCTGAAGGctatgcagcagaaaagggaatttattgctttTGAAGATACAGTTACCAGTTTTCTCAGGGaatccttgagctcctggttcctcaggctgtagatgagggggttcagggcaggaggcaccactgagtacagaactgatACTGAGAGATccagggagggggaggagagggaggggggCTTTAGGTAGGCAAATgtgccagtgctgaggaacatgGTGGCcacggccaggtgagggaggcaggtggaaaaggctttgtgccgtccctgctcagaggggatcctcagcacagccctgaagatctgcacataggagaaaacaatgaacacaaaacaaccgAGATATAGAACAGCACTTAGGACAGTaatcccaaattccctgagTTTGGAGTGTGAGCAGGAGAACTTGAGgatgtgtgggatttcacagaagaactggcccagggcattgccatggcacaggggcagggaaaatgtgttggctgtgtgcagcagagcattgagaaaggcactggcccaggcagctgctgccatgtgggcacaagctctgctgcccaggagggtcccgtagtgcaggggtttgcagatggacacattGCGGTCATAGCACATCACTGTGAGAAGTGCAAATTCTGCTGACatgaaaaaggcaaagaaaaacacctgagcagcacatcctttgtaggagatgtccctggtgtcccagagggaattgtgcatggctttggggacagtggtgcagatggagcccaggtcgctgagggccaggttgagcaggaagaagaacatgggtgtgtgcaggtggtggccgcaggctacagcgctgatgatgaggccgttgcccaggagggcagccagggagatgcccagcaagaggcagaagtgcaggagctgcagctgccgcgtgtctgccaatgccagcaggaggaagtggctgatggagctgctgttggacatttgctggggctggccatgcaTTCCTGTTCAAGGAGGACACAGTGACGAGTCAGGGCTGACTTTGCTAAACAGTGTCCAAACcctttctcccagctctgcccctgctgctctgtgccatccaattttcctttcctcagagcccttccttcagccctgtgcctggagctctgctgggatctggCCCCGTTGCTTTGACAAGCAGGGTATCTGCCCATGGACACCGAGGAGTCAGCTCTATTCTGCAGCAGTGGGGtcatgggaatggggacaggagccagtCCTGGGCTTGGACTTCATCAGCCCAAACTGGTCCTGAGGCAGAGGATCTCGGCAGCATCTCCTGTCCAAGGGCTAAGGAATGGTGACAGCCAAAGGCAGTTTGAGAgggtttcctgctgtgcccagagagATCAGAGAGAACTGAGCAATGCaagagcagtggctgtgactcagtgAAGGGTgaggggagctgctctgtcactcccatctgtccccagctgccctttcTGAGATCCAGGGCAGTCCCTGTGCTCCCCTGAAAATCAGCCTgacacagctgggagcagagggacccacagcagagcaaactGGCTCAGCCCTTCTCAGAGTCTCAGCCCCACTCTGGCCAAGGACACtcctgtccctcagtgtcccctggaggcagctcacAGCTTGGATGGCATCCCGAGGACACACCAAGGGTCCTGTCCATGGCACTGCCTGAGGAGAGTTGGCTCattgccagcctgccctgcccagagctccccgggcacagggagctgggacaccccagtgctgtgctcagcctgcacaggaggagcccaagggctgggcctgaccctgcagctggaactgccaTCACAGAGAGACCCTCAGCAATGCCAGGAGCACCTGGGCAAGGCAAGGAGAGAGAGAGCTGGGCCTGAGGAAAAGCCTTTCCctgtccagccctgcccagcccctgccaggcagcaccagggcagggcagtggccctcaggccctgtcagcagggaatgggcacatggcaggagagatgcccttcatctctgctgctgctctgccagcccagcagggactgagggccccgagcccccgggctgagggctgtgctggctgggaggggacacaagagctgtgctgctcagggcagtgtctgccctgcagggcagggctggcagtgccacatctgccctgcagcagggcttccctcagcactgcctccctccctccctgcccagggctctgctgctggagctgtcccagccgGAGCTGCTTCTGTGGCCccgggctccttccctgccagagctgccagagcccagcccagcccctgggccagctctgccctgcagctgcccggggctgcagggattaaagaacagctcccccagcctgggcaccatGGAAAGGTGATGCTGGATGGGCCTGGAggctggggagggtgggggggGGCACTTGCTGAGGTTCCCAGGAAAACTCAGGGTGATGGTTTAAGagcctcagcctctgctctgccctgtacAGCTGAGTTTCCCTtgacaccaagctgagccagggaaaagtgggagcacagattcaggaaagcagagaccCAAGCAGGAAACCCCTGCCCTGAATGAGCTCATGAAAAGTCCCCTCAGGAATGAGCTGGGCgtgagctggagctctgagTAGCCCTGGCCCACACAGCACCCTCtccactgcagcaggacctgccctggcaggagtcACTCCTTGCCCCCACACCTCTCCTGCAGCAtccatggggagctgccaggcaggctgagagctgcccctggcaggtggcacatcccctgggctggccaagagccctgcgggctgcaggacctgctctgcaggacagccctgggcagtcctggctgcagcaccagcttcagcccctgcagccgtccctggcagcaggagctgtcctgtcctgtccctctgatggtgcccagggcagccctgctctgcagcacatcctcctcctcctcctgctcccctgccacagagaaattgggagagtcctcctggcacatcccccaggctgtggggtgtgctggcttcaggagatccctccaggagcacaggggacattgccctgcatccactgactcaccatgtggagggctgtgaagatctttcccccagtgaagtttcagctcaatgacttcctcagcctgtctctccctggctcctgtcccctcagtgcctgcaggcagagccctcagccctgctgggctgggagaggagctggtcctgggaagagctgttcctttaaagctcagcagcacagacacagaacaaagactttaatgaccctcttgggacttgggtgttgtttacatcagactcagtccctgagagagccttccaaagacttctccagaactcaaagttaaattgaaactccaaagtttcttgaagttttaatgggtcccactgagggacatgactgagaaagtgtccccaggttccagtcagagcagaacactggaggcagtgatgacagctagggacaaacaaggcaaaggtgtctctggtgctgaataaacctggatgtgtttcaggaatgcaaagggccaaggcctgagccccagcccctggccaggcagatcctgtccctccctccttgctcagggctcttcccgggatgggcactggcatgtggggatgtgcaatgccaagggcagcaccatggggcggcccctgccaggctgctgagcagggacaagcagctaccctgtgatgtcacacagccccttggatgtcacacagccacctgtgatctcatacagcatcctgtgatgtcacagagcacccTATGATGTAACAtagccacctgtgatgtcacagcccactctgggatgtcatacagcacccttgttttgtcacagagccaattctgggatgtcaccctgggatgtcatacagcacccttgttttgtcacagagccaattctgggatgtcaccctggaatgtcatgcagctgcattgtgatgCCACAGAAgactgtgatgtcagaaagttgctttgggatgtcacagtctgttctgtgatgtcacagtcttctctatgatgttacacagccacctagtgatgtcacaacccactcgctgatgtcacagacccaccagctgttacgtccggatctgctctatggcctcataccctactccatgatgtcacagacagctctgtgatgtcacaaccccctcagtgatgtcacaaaaccctctgtgttatgtcatgctgccactctctaatgccacagcacacactttgacctcacagcctgctctatgatgtcacacagccatgccatgatgtcacagcctgctctgtgctgtcacacagtctcctctatgatgctgttgctgctcagtgacctcacacaacaaactctgtgatgtcataacccaacctgtgacctcacacagcccactctgtgctgtcacacagccccttgctgacatcacagcggCTCTGttcctctaggacacagccacagaggtgctgctgtgacacagccccctctgggacatcccccagcccctgccagtgctgagcccctgtcagctctggctgtgccctgctggtgtccctgagctgccctggcagtgccccagccctgctgggctgtgcacaggagctgctcctggccagagctgtctctctgcagcgctgcccttgccaggagctgcatcTGGGCCTGGAGCCCgacccagctcagcagcacagacagagcagcaggactttaatgaccctgtggggctttggtgctctttgtgtctgccgtggccaaagtgctgcccaaggtggctctgtcagggccttgcagctgctgcccatccctgtgccctgtgcagcccaggctgtcctacggtgtccctgtcctgcgcctctgtccctgcaggctgtcgtcatcccccggctgccccacctggctggccccttcctttgctgacagctctgcctcctgcctgcctctgcctgcccacacaaagccttgggctgctccaggctccttctgcaccacagccctgccctgggagggaaatTCCTTATCCTAGTGTCCAGTCTTGGcccccccagctgcccttgtgttgtgttccactgcagtaagcagcaaaatgactcccccagaccccggagtctcagacctcaggcaggcatcgatgaccaacagggaaaggaaggcaacaggattggtcttggtttagcaaagcccaggatccttttttgtgccagggaccaaaacaagaaacaaatcgggagagggggtggtggcttgtcattggttttatatgacagggtaggggtggagtttagggtcGGGGTCTAATAGCAGAAGGAGTAGGGCACTGGAAAGGAGTGGATAGAGGaggacaaccaatggaaaaatcGATGGTggggactttgcagtagaatttggACCAATGAgttttacagaaaaggaaaaatattctgtGGCCACTCCAAATTTGACCAGATGGGGTAgagtgtcttttcctgggcttgcaGGGTCGtgccccacagggtggaggggcagaatcctctttaaatcacGCTCCTCACCcgatgctgtctgtctgggtagaatgcctgcttcctggggcgggggaactccacacccttggtgccattatttctttctctgggtgttttacacaatgaagaaaaactccagcctctctgaaaccacccttcaatccctctcaggctgctcctgttctgtcctcagtctccacaccactgagctgAGAGCTACCACCTtctacctgctggttatgtgatgaggcgtccaaaccccatcttgggaggtttttggttactttccaaggtctgtgaaaatggaaaaatagtggtcaacaTTATTTTGTTCCACATCTTGCAGTAATAGAACAAGAGTCAATAACtctcaactgaatgagggtggatttacatttgttagaaggagaaatattttacaattatgacagtggcacaaaactgcaactgttttcccagaaaagtggaTTCCCCATCACAGGAAACACAGGAATTGTCCAAGAACAGGAGCTTTTATAACCTGAACTAGTGAAACCCACttatccccaaggacagaattcctgttgtgtgggttctctgctgtgctgggtgccctcacaacgcttctggccagaatgtctgctgagggcagccaggctgctgcaggggcagtgacctcacagccatcaccatggcagccctgtgccctgggcctggctctcccctttcctctgcccctgccttgtctctgctggcatgaagagttttgccattcatatcttgtgcccaaggtgctggggccaatggcttcccaggcaggctcctggagcagaagtggcttttcagagcccaggcagaaatgagccctgaggcagcagctctgcagttctggccaccaggccgggctgccaagggaggcttctggccatggcctgcaagcagctgctgctgccaaggtgcctttggtgcctcaggctctgcctggcacagctcccagcacggcactctgcccttgtgcccgagcccttccctgtgctggggctggcctgggccttttcctgcagcgggacctgccctgctcctggcacaggaaaggcagttcctgctggagcaggaggctctgcctgcaatgggctccaacaactccagccaggccctatttgcaaagcccccagtgggaaatgaaggagggggtgtcatgctgcttttggggtgaataaagctgaaaccagcctgactcCTCCATCTCAAAGTTCCACATTCTCAGAGGGAGgtggagctgtggcagagc
Proteins encoded:
- the LOC135305973 gene encoding olfactory receptor 14J1-like gives rise to the protein MSNSSSISHFLLLALADTRQLQLLHFCLLLGISLAALLGNGLIISAVACGHHLHTPMFFFLLNLALSDLGSICTTVPKAMHNSLWDTRDISYKGCAAQVFFFAFFMSAEFALLTVMCYDRNVSICKPLHYGTLLGSRACAHMAAAAWASAFLNALLHTANTFSLPLCHGNALGQFFCEIPHILKFSCSHSKLREFGITVLSAVLYLGCFVFIVFSYVQIFRAVLRIPSEQGRHKAFSTCLPHLAVATMFLSTGTFAYLKPPSLSSPSLDLSVSVLYSVVPPALNPLIYSLRNQELKDSLRKLVTVSSKAINSLFCCIAFRM